One part of the Sus scrofa isolate TJ Tabasco breed Duroc chromosome 8, Sscrofa11.1, whole genome shotgun sequence genome encodes these proteins:
- the LOC110261952 gene encoding LOW QUALITY PROTEIN: olfactory receptor 1052-like (The sequence of the model RefSeq protein was modified relative to this genomic sequence to represent the inferred CDS: deleted 2 bases in 1 codon; substituted 1 base at 1 genomic stop codon), translated as MCLFQVVLITQHSYSPLIPNSLSLTGTKKNDVNFTLVTKFILLXLTNHADIKVVLFLLFLLIYTISLVGNFGILVLIQITPKLQTPIYHFLSCLLFIGICYSSVFASKILLNFFVEPGTISFWACIVQYFLFVSILNSKAFLLAGMAYDCYVAIVNTLLYTVAMAKVVCVVLVIGSCVGGLIISLTHIIGLLKLSFCGTNIIRHFFYDLPPLLKQSCSDTSNNELLLLIFSSIIVMITFMTVMISYIFIVAAILRVHSAAGRHKAFSTCALHLMAMTLFYGSINFSYIQPSSQFALDQEKVISVFYTLMIPMLNIDLYSLWNREVNDEVKRAKEMKYIPC; from the exons atgtgtctcttccaAGTAGTCTTGATAACACAGCACAGTTATTCTCCACTTATTCCAAACTCCTTATCATTAACAGGCACCAAGAAAAATGATGTTAATTTTACCTTAGTGACCAAATTTATACTTTTGTGATTGACGAATCATGCTGACATTAAAGTGGTCCTCTTCCTTTTGTTCCTACTCATCTATACTATTTCCTTGGTGGGAAATTTTGGAATACTTGTTCTAATCCAAATAACACCCAAACTCCAAACACCCATATATCATTTCCTGAGCTGCCTGTTATTCATTGGCATTTGCTATTCATCAGTCTTTGCATCCAAAATTCTGCTGAACTTCTTTGTTGAACCAGGGACAATCTCTTTTTGGGCATGCATTgtgcaatattttttatttgtatcaaTCCTTAACTCGAAGGCTTTCTTGCTGGCAGGAATGGCTTATGACTGCTATGTGGCCATTGTGAACACTTTGCTTTATACAGTGGCTATGGCAAAAGTAGTTTGTGTTGTACTGGTCATTGGCTCCTGTGTGGGAGGTTTAATAATCTCATTGACACACATTATTGGTTTGCTGAAATTGTCTTTCTGTGGAACAAACATCATCAGGCACTTCTTCTATGACCTTCCCCCACTGCTGAAGCAGTCATGTTCTGACACATCCAACAATGAATTGTTGCTTTTAATCTTCTCTAGCATTATTGTCATGATAACTTTCATGACTGTTATGATCTCCTACATCTTCATTGTTGCTGCCATCCTGAGGGTCCACTCAGCAGCAGGTAGacacaaagccttctccacctgtgcctTACATCTCATGGCTATGACTTTATTCTATGGCTCTATAAACTTCAGTTACATTCAACCAAGTTCCCAATTTGCCTTAGATCAAGAAAAAGTGATATCTGTGTTTTATACCCTGATGATTCCTATGTTAAAC ATCGATTTATATAGCCTATGGAACAGGGAAGTGAATGATGAAGTGAAAAGggctaaagaaatgaaatacatccCTTGTTAA